The proteins below come from a single Tenuifilum thalassicum genomic window:
- a CDS encoding glycosyltransferase family 4 protein → MSKNNRVLFVEPIIAHYRRDTFKLILENNNFSSSILAGNEYEGVKPAEIDGSFICQYLSFKLLGHRFYYLKNALNRIRVFNPSIIVCSGVDFHHLHTLAIFLYAKLKHIKFVWWSHGGFGRQGKLGKSIRAWFYRKSDFVFAYSGKGVDNLLKLGVKSSKVLSIGNAICTEDYGFNYPRKDDNNGKHQITLLFSGRINQKRRIEILLHAIKELKKIGKHKIKCLVIGDGDTFNLKKLSKSLGISEDIEFVGPKYGAEVVEFFQNADIFVFPSGIGLSILHAFSYGLPVITTDRMDLHSPEIELLKPGINGDFFQHDNYDSLAKRIDEWAEKIISDKKRIANECIKVINEMGYLPEMQSRKIIDVLNRLIQYE, encoded by the coding sequence ATGAGTAAAAATAATAGAGTGCTTTTTGTTGAGCCTATCATTGCTCATTATCGTCGAGATACTTTTAAGTTAATACTTGAAAACAATAATTTTTCATCTTCTATTCTGGCGGGAAACGAATACGAAGGAGTAAAACCTGCAGAAATTGATGGTTCCTTCATTTGTCAATACTTATCGTTTAAACTGCTTGGACATCGATTTTATTATCTAAAAAACGCATTGAATCGTATTAGGGTTTTTAATCCTAGTATAATAGTGTGTTCGGGAGTCGATTTTCATCATCTGCATACTTTAGCAATTTTTTTATATGCTAAGCTTAAACATATTAAGTTTGTTTGGTGGTCGCATGGAGGGTTTGGACGCCAAGGTAAACTTGGGAAAAGCATTAGGGCTTGGTTTTATCGAAAGTCCGATTTTGTTTTTGCTTATAGCGGCAAGGGTGTTGATAATCTTTTAAAACTAGGCGTGAAGAGTTCTAAAGTTTTATCTATTGGAAATGCAATTTGCACTGAAGATTATGGTTTTAATTATCCGAGAAAAGATGATAATAATGGTAAACATCAAATAACTTTATTGTTCTCAGGTAGAATCAACCAGAAAAGGCGAATTGAGATTCTTTTGCATGCTATTAAAGAGCTTAAAAAAATAGGGAAACACAAAATCAAATGTTTAGTTATTGGTGACGGAGATACTTTTAATCTAAAGAAACTTTCAAAAAGCCTAGGAATTTCCGAAGATATCGAATTTGTAGGTCCAAAATATGGTGCTGAGGTTGTAGAGTTTTTCCAAAATGCAGATATTTTTGTTTTTCCAAGCGGTATTGGGTTGTCTATTTTACATGCCTTTTCGTATGGGTTGCCTGTTATCACAACTGACCGAATGGATTTGCATTCCCCTGAAATTGAGCTTTTAAAACCTGGAATTAATGGCGATTTTTTTCAACATGACAATTATGATAGCCTGGCTAAAAGAATTGATGAATGGGCTGAAAAAATAATTTCCGATAAAAAGAGAATTGCTAATGAGTGTATAAAAGTGATTAATGAAATGGGGTATTTACCTGAGATGCAGTCAAGAAAAATTATTGATGTTTTGAATAGATTGATACAATATGAATAG
- a CDS encoding lipopolysaccharide biosynthesis protein, translated as MVKKVFKYIQRTEIIKNASVLVSGTLIAQSIPILLQPFLRRYFEPDEFGFYSVYVSIIGILLVISSFRYEQTIVLPKDDDDAVSLVNISILISIGFNLLVLSLVLIFSSQLLNLLSLPYNRRYILYLIPAGTFLLSIFQIFNFWLIRKKRFKAISINKLSRRSVEGISQSVLAVVKQPGGLIFGDIIGQVANGIVSGYQSFKSGYSLAKISSTDFRSLLKRYIDFPKFSLLPALMSTVCFMLPVVFINRYYSAEFAGYFDLTKLILSVPLALIASSFSSVVLNKTSECYRENKSYFKEIKPLVGIVVLISIFEIGVILLWSETLFSFVFGEKWIVSGALAKFLVFPFALNFITSSFTSLFVALNRIVWQSIWQIFYFGLILVLPLLSSLPFEKFILMYSLIEVVANISMLVLLVILIKRTNE; from the coding sequence TTGGTTAAAAAAGTTTTTAAATACATTCAACGCACCGAGATAATTAAGAATGCTTCAGTTCTTGTTAGCGGAACTCTTATTGCGCAATCTATTCCTATTTTATTACAACCATTCTTAAGGCGATACTTTGAACCCGATGAGTTTGGTTTCTACTCGGTATATGTTAGTATAATTGGAATTCTTCTTGTAATTTCAAGTTTTAGGTATGAACAAACAATTGTTTTGCCTAAAGATGATGATGATGCTGTTTCGCTAGTAAACATTTCAATTCTTATAAGCATTGGTTTTAACCTACTTGTTCTGAGTCTTGTTCTGATTTTTAGCTCTCAATTATTAAATCTATTAAGTTTGCCTTACAATCGGAGGTATATTCTTTACCTAATACCAGCAGGTACTTTTCTTCTTAGCATCTTTCAAATTTTCAACTTTTGGTTAATTAGAAAAAAGAGGTTTAAAGCGATAAGCATAAATAAGTTAAGCCGGCGCTCAGTTGAAGGGATTAGTCAATCTGTACTTGCGGTTGTTAAACAACCGGGTGGTCTTATTTTTGGTGATATTATAGGACAAGTTGCAAACGGAATAGTATCGGGTTACCAATCTTTTAAAAGTGGTTACAGTTTAGCTAAAATTAGTTCTACTGATTTTAGAAGTTTACTTAAAAGATATATTGATTTCCCAAAATTTAGCCTTTTACCTGCTTTGATGAGTACTGTTTGCTTTATGCTTCCTGTTGTTTTTATAAACAGATATTATTCAGCAGAGTTTGCAGGTTATTTCGATCTTACTAAACTTATTTTATCTGTACCATTAGCGCTCATTGCATCTTCGTTTTCAAGTGTGGTACTTAATAAAACATCGGAATGCTATAGGGAAAACAAAAGCTATTTTAAAGAGATTAAACCTTTAGTTGGAATTGTAGTTCTTATCTCAATTTTTGAGATTGGTGTTATTTTATTATGGTCCGAGACATTGTTCTCATTTGTTTTTGGTGAGAAATGGATAGTATCTGGCGCCTTAGCTAAATTTCTGGTTTTTCCTTTTGCCTTGAATTTTATTACCTCTTCTTTTACATCACTTTTTGTTGCTTTAAATCGAATTGTTTGGCAGAGTATTTGGCAAATTTTTTATTTTGGGTTAATTCTTGTCTTACCACTTCTTTCTAGCTTACCATTTGAGAAATTTATTTTGATGTATAGCTTAATTGAAGTGGTAGCTAACATATCAATGCTAGTTCTTCTGGTAATACTTATTAAGAGAACTAATGAGTAA
- a CDS encoding MraY family glycosyltransferase, whose amino-acid sequence MKLLVGSLMIISSLNISLLVLLACFSTILLTYLVKKLASRYRIVNEPSERGLHSTSTPRAGGLAIIIVWYIGITFFYIKGVIDDNLYPALMSGAILAVVGLVDDIVEVKPITRLIIQFIVVILAFYFLGGLRKPITFGIDILTVPFIVYPIAIVGMVWFINLFNFMDGADGFASIEAILVGLVLYIFTGSLELLLLASSVLGFLYWNWPKAKIFMGDVGSTQIGFILVVLGIHYHNTLDFSIFNWMMITAPFWFDASLTLFRRWRNREQLSRPHRKHAYQRFVLAGSSHEKLDIALIVVNVIIFLLILVYREWDFMKIPVYFITLVFLYSLVRRIDKLFPFNSE is encoded by the coding sequence ATGAAACTGTTAGTTGGTTCCTTAATGATTATAAGTAGTTTAAATATTTCGTTGCTGGTATTATTAGCGTGCTTTTCCACCATATTGCTAACTTATCTTGTTAAAAAGTTGGCGAGCAGATACAGAATAGTAAATGAACCAAGTGAGCGAGGCTTACACTCTACGTCTACACCAAGAGCAGGAGGGCTTGCAATTATTATTGTATGGTATATTGGAATTACATTTTTTTACATTAAAGGCGTTATTGATGATAATCTGTATCCAGCTTTAATGAGTGGAGCCATATTAGCAGTTGTTGGTTTAGTTGATGATATTGTTGAGGTTAAGCCCATTACAAGGCTGATTATACAATTTATTGTTGTCATTTTAGCCTTTTATTTTTTGGGGGGCTTAAGAAAGCCCATAACATTTGGGATAGATATATTAACCGTTCCATTTATTGTATACCCTATTGCTATTGTTGGAATGGTTTGGTTTATTAACCTATTTAACTTTATGGATGGGGCTGATGGCTTTGCTTCGATAGAAGCAATCTTGGTAGGATTGGTGCTCTATATCTTTACTGGTAGTTTAGAACTTTTACTTTTGGCTTCGTCTGTTCTCGGGTTTTTATATTGGAATTGGCCTAAAGCCAAAATATTCATGGGAGATGTGGGGAGCACCCAAATTGGATTTATCTTAGTTGTTCTAGGTATCCATTACCACAACACCCTCGATTTTTCAATTTTTAACTGGATGATGATTACTGCACCATTTTGGTTCGATGCATCACTAACTCTTTTCCGCCGTTGGCGAAATCGTGAGCAGTTAAGCAGGCCCCATAGGAAACACGCATATCAAAGATTTGTTTTGGCTGGTAGTAGTCATGAAAAGCTCGATATCGCTTTGATTGTTGTTAATGTGATTATCTTTCTACTTATTTTGGTTTACAGGGAGTGGGATTTTATGAAGATTCCAGTGTACTTTATTACTCTAGTTTTCCTTTATAGCTTGGTTAGAAGAATAGATAAACTTTTCCCTTTTAATTCTGAGTAG